The following proteins are co-located in the Rippkaea orientalis PCC 8801 genome:
- a CDS encoding glycoside hydrolase family 3 N-terminal domain-containing protein, protein MNWTDGTLKQQLGQMIVVRASGYLFDHQIRYPAWEPSNEKLRHWIETLNLGGVILLGGSAGELSLRTQQLQQWSKNPLLIAADIEEGVGQRFPGATWFPPPMALGEIAKKDLTQAKEYATQMGVIIAQEALAVGINWVLAPVVDVNNNPKNPVINIRSFSDDPKIVSELAVAFLEGAKTYPVLTSAKHFPGHGDTSNDSHIDLPVIPHEISRLEEIELVPFRATIGANVDSIMTAHLLIPAWDKDRPATLSKAILTGELRARLGFKGLIVTDALIMGGVANYASPEEVAVMAVEAGVDILLMPKDPEKTLEALVKAVETGRIPREQIEASLNRIYQAKQKVFKNSKTTFNNPLYCVGELSQKRAKETVKNILNSSLEKGNNITLKPKKRNLIVVDDLLTCTFLDRQTPGVTIPQQLGYDCQIAELNTLKFFLEDDCSTLLQVFIRASAFRGNAGLSEEVQKIYKKLLKNKIVKGLIIYGSPYAKDWFLTNTNLLKNQVPWVFSYGQMADSQKIACETLFNLSEVPDNWVDRFEN, encoded by the coding sequence ATGAATTGGACTGACGGAACTCTTAAACAACAACTCGGACAAATGATTGTTGTTCGCGCTTCAGGATATTTATTTGATCACCAAATTCGTTATCCAGCATGGGAACCCTCTAATGAAAAATTGCGCCATTGGATAGAAACCCTCAACCTAGGAGGAGTCATCTTATTAGGAGGAAGCGCAGGGGAATTAAGCTTAAGAACCCAACAACTTCAACAATGGTCAAAAAATCCCCTTTTAATAGCAGCAGATATTGAAGAAGGAGTCGGACAAAGATTTCCGGGTGCAACGTGGTTTCCCCCTCCCATGGCCTTAGGAGAAATAGCCAAAAAAGACTTGACTCAAGCCAAAGAATATGCTACACAAATGGGAGTTATTATTGCCCAAGAAGCCTTAGCAGTTGGCATTAATTGGGTTTTAGCTCCCGTCGTTGATGTTAATAATAATCCCAAAAATCCTGTCATTAATATACGCTCTTTTAGTGATGATCCTAAAATCGTTAGTGAGTTAGCAGTAGCGTTTCTTGAAGGAGCAAAAACCTATCCCGTTTTAACCTCAGCTAAGCATTTTCCTGGCCATGGTGATACGAGCAATGATTCCCACATTGATCTACCAGTTATTCCTCATGAAATATCCCGATTAGAAGAGATAGAATTAGTCCCTTTTAGAGCAACAATTGGGGCAAATGTTGATAGTATTATGACGGCACATTTATTAATTCCTGCTTGGGATAAAGACCGTCCAGCGACTCTTTCTAAAGCCATTTTAACAGGGGAATTACGAGCAAGACTAGGCTTTAAAGGATTAATTGTTACCGATGCTTTAATTATGGGAGGAGTCGCTAATTATGCTTCCCCCGAAGAAGTCGCAGTGATGGCAGTAGAAGCGGGAGTTGATATTTTATTAATGCCAAAAGATCCCGAAAAAACCCTTGAAGCATTAGTCAAAGCAGTGGAAACAGGACGCATTCCAAGAGAACAAATAGAAGCTTCTTTAAACCGTATTTATCAAGCTAAGCAAAAGGTTTTTAAAAACTCAAAAACTACTTTTAATAATCCTCTTTATTGTGTTGGGGAATTGTCTCAAAAAAGAGCAAAAGAAACAGTTAAAAATATACTAAATAGTTCTCTGGAAAAAGGAAATAATATTACCCTAAAACCCAAAAAACGCAATTTAATTGTCGTTGATGATCTCCTAACTTGCACCTTTTTAGATCGCCAAACTCCTGGGGTAACAATTCCTCAACAATTAGGCTATGATTGTCAAATTGCAGAACTCAATACTTTAAAGTTTTTCTTAGAAGATGATTGCAGCACCTTATTACAGGTTTTCATTAGAGCAAGTGCCTTTAGAGGGAATGCAGGGTTAAGTGAAGAAGTCCAGAAAATCTATAAAAAATTGCTCAAAAATAAAATAGTGAAGGGATTAATTATTTATGGAAGTCCCTATGCTAAAGATTGGTTTTTAACTAACACAAACTTACTTAAAAATCAAGTACCTTGGGTCTTTTCCTACGGACAAATGGCAGACAGTCAAAAAATCGCCTGTGAGACATTATTTAATCTGTCAGAAGTCCCTGACAATTGGGTAGATAGGTTTGAAAATTAA
- the ribE gene encoding riboflavin synthase: MFTGLIQSLGRIHPIDSDRFTLSLNPETASAILSDLALGDSVAIDGVCLTVEEMTPDGFVATTSPETLQRTTLGTTRQTASYVNVEPSLRVGSKLGGHFVTGHVDGLGCLVEAIATDQAWLMTFGTPAELTEQWQGAIARYLIPKGSVAVNGISLTVAECDPVGSWFKVAVIPHTYYQTNLCHLKIGDRVNIEGDILGKYVAKLLGQSFNYHQPHEEISLAFLAEHGYL, encoded by the coding sequence GTGTTTACTGGATTAATTCAAAGTCTCGGTCGTATCCATCCTATCGATAGCGATCGCTTTACCCTTTCTCTCAACCCAGAGACAGCCTCAGCTATCTTATCCGATCTGGCCTTAGGAGATAGTGTGGCTATCGATGGAGTCTGTTTAACCGTAGAGGAAATGACCCCCGATGGGTTTGTTGCTACAACTTCCCCAGAAACCCTACAACGGACTACCCTAGGGACAACCCGTCAAACGGCATCCTATGTTAACGTAGAACCTTCCCTACGAGTGGGGAGTAAATTGGGAGGCCATTTTGTCACCGGCCATGTAGACGGGTTGGGGTGTTTAGTGGAGGCGATCGCCACCGATCAAGCTTGGTTAATGACCTTTGGGACTCCTGCTGAGTTAACGGAACAATGGCAAGGTGCGATCGCACGCTATTTAATTCCTAAAGGTAGTGTCGCAGTTAATGGCATCAGTTTAACGGTAGCTGAGTGTGACCCTGTGGGTAGTTGGTTTAAAGTGGCTGTTATTCCCCATACCTATTATCAGACTAATCTTTGCCATCTTAAAATTGGCGATCGGGTCAATATTGAAGGCGATATCTTAGGAAAATACGTCGCTAAGTTATTAGGACAATCTTTCAATTATCATCAACCCCATGAAGAAATCAGTTTAGCGTTCTTAGCAGAACATGGTTATTTATAG
- the rbfA gene encoding 30S ribosome-binding factor RbfA — translation MANSRRVSRVSSLIKREVSQMLLHDIKDDRVGAGMVSVTEVDVSGDLQHATIFVSIYGSEQAQAETMEGLKSSTSFVRRELSHRMRLRRSPEVVFRQDHSLERGDRMVHLLNQIKDTIPEEEGITEEE, via the coding sequence ATGGCTAATAGTCGTCGAGTTTCTCGTGTTTCGTCGTTAATTAAACGCGAAGTCAGTCAAATGCTCCTCCATGATATCAAAGATGACCGCGTAGGAGCAGGAATGGTCAGTGTCACCGAAGTGGATGTCTCAGGGGATTTACAACACGCTACCATCTTTGTTAGTATCTACGGTAGCGAACAAGCGCAAGCAGAAACCATGGAAGGGTTAAAGTCTTCCACCAGTTTTGTCCGTCGAGAATTAAGTCATCGGATGCGACTGCGAAGAAGTCCTGAAGTCGTCTTCCGTCAAGACCATTCTCTAGAAAGAGGCGATCGCATGGTACACTTATTAAACCAAATTAAGGACACGATCCCAGAAGAAGAGGGAATAACAGAAGAAGAGTGA
- a CDS encoding cation-translocating P-type ATPase gives MTFPTTSAHVSPAFTDTFSSWHAISSQESLEKLQTDPEQGLTPEQISHRQQYFGPNELTETGGRSPLTILWEQFTNIMLVMLIAVAIISGILDLRQGKFPKDAIAIFAIVILNGLLGYLQESRAEQALAALKRLSSPKVKVVRQGIIQEIAAKELVPGDIMLLEAGVQIAADGRLLEAYNLQVRESALTGEAETINKQADLILGEESALGDRLNLVFQGTEVVQGRGTVLITQIGMDTELGRIATLIQSVEAEDTPLQQRMSQLGNVLVSSSLCLVVLVVVVGVLRSGWAYFEQLLEVSLSMAVAVVPEGLPAVVTVTLAIGTQRMVRRHALIRKLPAVETLGSVTTICSDKTGTLTQNKMVVQKVQTVSNSYEVTGEGYAPKGEIIPQDSDEYELNGELKQLLTACVLCNDALLQKPSEQWEILGDPTEGALLTLAGKVGLYREDLSLEMPRIAEIPFSSERKRMSVIIKTFAETEEELNTQGNGYQQTSGLFSSPYKMFTKGSPEIVLDRCTLIQQGDSVVTLTSEDRQRILAQNDQWASKGLRVLGFAGQNLPDLSDEDVGDHHENDLIWLGLVGMLDAPRKEVKGAVLRCREAGIRPIMITGDHQLTARAIATDLGIAQADDTILTGQELQHLNSAQLEQIVPEVSVYARVSPEHKLQIVKALQNRGEFVAMTGDGVNDAPALKQADIGIAMGITGTDVSKEASDAILLDDNFATIVAATEEGRVVYDNIRRFIKYILGSNIGEVLVIAAAPLIGLGGVPLSPLQILWMNLVTDGLPALALAMEPAEPNVMQRPPYSPRESIFSRGLGSYMVRIGIIFAILTIILMAWSYGYVKTPGLPGNPERWKTMVFTTLCLAQMGHALAVRSDSQLTIQLNPFSNPYVLAAVTFTSLLQILLVYVPPLQSFFGTHALSLNELLICVGFSALMFVWIELEKLVNRWFLNRQK, from the coding sequence ATGACCTTTCCCACGACTTCTGCTCACGTTTCTCCCGCTTTTACCGATACTTTCTCATCTTGGCACGCCATTTCTAGCCAAGAGTCCCTTGAGAAATTGCAAACTGACCCAGAACAGGGATTAACCCCCGAACAAATCAGTCACCGTCAGCAATACTTTGGACCCAACGAACTCACAGAAACGGGAGGCCGTTCTCCTCTGACCATTCTCTGGGAACAATTTACTAACATTATGTTAGTCATGCTGATTGCCGTGGCGATTATCTCCGGCATTCTAGACCTACGCCAGGGTAAGTTTCCCAAAGACGCAATAGCTATCTTCGCCATTGTCATTTTGAATGGACTCTTGGGCTATTTACAAGAAAGTCGCGCCGAACAAGCCTTAGCTGCCCTAAAACGCCTTTCTTCCCCCAAAGTTAAAGTCGTTCGCCAAGGAATCATTCAAGAGATCGCCGCTAAAGAATTAGTCCCTGGAGACATCATGCTACTCGAAGCCGGGGTACAAATCGCCGCCGATGGTCGATTATTAGAAGCTTACAACCTACAAGTCAGAGAATCAGCTTTAACTGGGGAAGCCGAAACCATTAATAAACAAGCTGACCTCATTTTAGGAGAAGAGTCAGCCTTGGGCGATCGCCTCAATTTAGTCTTTCAGGGGACAGAAGTCGTCCAGGGACGGGGAACGGTTCTGATCACCCAAATTGGCATGGATACCGAATTAGGACGCATTGCTACCCTAATTCAATCGGTAGAAGCCGAAGACACCCCCTTACAACAGAGAATGTCCCAACTGGGGAACGTTCTAGTCAGTAGTTCCCTCTGTTTAGTGGTCTTAGTCGTCGTGGTTGGGGTATTACGGTCAGGATGGGCGTATTTTGAGCAACTGTTGGAAGTTTCCCTCAGTATGGCCGTTGCCGTGGTTCCCGAAGGCTTACCCGCCGTCGTCACCGTTACCTTGGCCATTGGAACCCAGCGCATGGTACGTCGTCACGCCCTAATTCGGAAATTGCCCGCCGTCGAAACCTTGGGGTCAGTCACCACCATTTGTTCCGATAAAACCGGAACCCTGACCCAAAATAAAATGGTTGTTCAGAAAGTCCAAACCGTCAGTAATAGCTATGAAGTCACCGGAGAAGGGTATGCCCCCAAAGGCGAAATTATCCCCCAAGATAGCGATGAATACGAACTCAATGGAGAACTTAAACAACTGTTAACCGCTTGTGTTCTCTGTAATGATGCCTTGTTGCAAAAACCGTCTGAGCAGTGGGAAATTTTGGGCGATCCCACAGAAGGGGCGTTATTAACCCTAGCGGGTAAGGTGGGACTGTATCGGGAAGATCTTTCCCTAGAAATGCCTCGTATTGCCGAAATTCCCTTTTCTTCGGAACGGAAACGGATGTCAGTCATTATCAAGACCTTCGCAGAAACCGAGGAGGAACTCAACACCCAAGGGAACGGATATCAACAAACCTCTGGGCTGTTTTCTAGTCCCTATAAGATGTTCACCAAAGGGTCTCCTGAAATTGTTTTAGACCGTTGTACCCTGATACAACAAGGAGATTCGGTTGTCACCCTTACCTCTGAGGATAGACAACGAATTTTAGCCCAAAATGACCAATGGGCATCTAAAGGACTACGGGTGTTAGGCTTTGCTGGTCAAAATTTGCCTGACCTCTCCGACGAAGACGTGGGAGATCATCACGAAAACGACCTTATCTGGTTAGGATTAGTAGGAATGCTTGATGCGCCCCGAAAAGAGGTTAAAGGCGCGGTTTTACGCTGTCGAGAGGCCGGAATACGCCCCATTATGATTACCGGGGATCATCAATTGACCGCTAGGGCGATCGCTACCGATTTAGGAATTGCCCAAGCTGATGATACCATTCTCACCGGGCAGGAGTTACAACACCTCAATTCCGCCCAATTAGAGCAAATTGTACCAGAAGTTAGCGTTTATGCGCGGGTTTCCCCCGAACACAAGCTACAGATTGTCAAAGCCTTGCAAAATCGCGGGGAATTTGTGGCGATGACAGGAGATGGGGTCAATGATGCCCCGGCCTTGAAACAAGCCGATATCGGTATCGCCATGGGCATTACTGGGACTGATGTTAGTAAAGAAGCTAGTGATGCCATTCTTTTAGATGATAACTTTGCCACGATTGTCGCAGCAACCGAAGAAGGACGGGTCGTTTATGACAATATTCGTCGGTTTATTAAGTATATTTTAGGCAGCAATATCGGGGAAGTTTTGGTCATTGCTGCTGCCCCCCTCATTGGGTTGGGCGGTGTACCCTTGTCTCCCCTACAAATTCTCTGGATGAACTTAGTGACCGATGGTTTACCGGCTTTAGCCTTAGCCATGGAACCCGCAGAACCGAACGTCATGCAGCGTCCTCCCTATAGTCCCCGTGAGAGTATTTTTTCTAGGGGTTTAGGCTCATATATGGTCAGAATCGGCATTATTTTTGCTATTTTAACCATTATTCTCATGGCTTGGTCCTACGGTTATGTCAAAACACCTGGTTTACCGGGTAATCCTGAACGCTGGAAAACGATGGTCTTTACCACTCTCTGTTTAGCCCAGATGGGTCATGCGTTGGCAGTCCGGTCTGATAGTCAGTTGACCATCCAACTTAATCCTTTTTCTAATCCCTATGTCTTGGCGGCAGTAACGTTTACGAGCTTACTACAGATTTTATTGGTTTATGTTCCTCCTTTACAGTCCTTTTTCGGAACCCATGCCTTAAGTTTAAATGAACTGTTGATCTGTGTCGGGTTTAGTGCGTTAATGTTTGTCTGGATTGAGTTAGAAAAGTTAGTTAATCGTTGGTTTTTAAATCGCCAAAAATAA
- a CDS encoding bifunctional nuclease family protein: MIEMNVAGIALDAVTRSPIVLLKDGSERRALPIYIGQDQAKAIIGALENQKPPRPLTHDLIVNLFEAWGVDLERIIIHSLQDNTFYAVLCLRQGEIKKEIDCRPSDAISIALRTGSPIWVMEEVIADASIPVDRDADEEERQAFREFVENLRPEDLIQRGGFQQENNEQQ, translated from the coding sequence ATGATTGAAATGAATGTGGCTGGAATTGCCTTGGATGCTGTTACCCGAAGTCCCATCGTATTGCTCAAAGATGGTTCTGAACGTCGTGCGCTTCCTATTTATATTGGCCAGGATCAGGCTAAAGCTATCATTGGAGCCTTGGAAAACCAAAAACCACCACGGCCGTTAACCCATGATTTGATTGTTAATCTCTTTGAAGCTTGGGGAGTTGATCTAGAGCGCATTATTATCCATTCTCTCCAAGATAATACCTTTTATGCGGTTCTTTGTCTACGGCAAGGGGAAATTAAAAAAGAAATTGATTGTCGTCCCTCGGATGCTATTTCTATTGCTCTGCGGACGGGTAGTCCTATTTGGGTGATGGAGGAAGTTATTGCAGATGCGTCTATCCCAGTGGATCGAGATGCGGATGAGGAAGAACGTCAAGCGTTCCGCGAATTTGTGGAAAATCTCCGTCCAGAAGATCTCATTCAACGGGGAGGCTTTCAACAGGAAAATAATGAACAACAATAA
- a CDS encoding glycosyltransferase, producing MTPMSNQTEPLSKTPIFCPKVSVIVPIYNGERDIPDLIDCLRSQTYPKDRIEYLLVNNNSSDRTLEMLNQAATEATQEGVNLTILEENEIQSSYAARNEGIRHAIGEICVFTDADCRPCSDWVKELVQPFSDPKIGIVAGELTALPGKSLWEKYAERYGVMSQKFLLEHPFCPYGQTANLAIRRSIFLEVGLFRPYLTTGGDADICWRIQQETDWKLTFSPLGIIQHRHRSTLKEFRSQFKRYGQSNRYLHDLYGVDLMRDFTLKELSSRLSLWIFQEVPKTMIKIILGKANSLDLIKTPIDLLRFQARSEGQKIAKLPEEANKIVWS from the coding sequence ATGACTCCCATGTCAAATCAGACAGAACCGTTATCAAAAACACCGATCTTTTGTCCGAAAGTATCAGTTATTGTGCCAATTTACAACGGAGAAAGGGATATCCCTGATTTAATTGATTGCTTGCGATCGCAAACCTATCCCAAAGACCGTATTGAATATCTTTTAGTTAATAATAATAGCAGCGATCGCACCCTGGAAATGCTTAACCAAGCAGCCACAGAAGCCACCCAAGAAGGAGTCAATCTAACTATTCTTGAAGAAAACGAGATTCAAAGTTCTTATGCAGCGCGTAATGAAGGAATCCGTCACGCAATAGGGGAAATTTGCGTCTTTACCGATGCTGATTGCCGTCCTTGTTCTGATTGGGTTAAAGAATTAGTGCAACCGTTTAGTGACCCAAAAATCGGCATTGTCGCGGGAGAATTAACAGCTTTACCGGGTAAAAGTTTATGGGAAAAATACGCCGAACGCTACGGAGTGATGTCTCAAAAATTCCTTTTAGAACATCCATTTTGTCCCTATGGACAAACGGCTAATCTAGCCATTCGTCGCTCAATTTTTTTAGAAGTTGGCTTATTTCGTCCCTATTTAACCACGGGAGGAGATGCGGATATTTGTTGGCGAATCCAACAGGAAACCGACTGGAAATTAACCTTTAGTCCCCTAGGGATAATTCAACACCGTCATCGTTCTACCCTCAAAGAATTTAGAAGTCAATTTAAACGGTATGGTCAATCTAATCGCTATTTACATGACTTATACGGCGTTGATTTAATGCGAGATTTTACTTTAAAAGAATTAAGTTCTCGCTTAAGTTTGTGGATTTTCCAAGAGGTACCGAAAACAATGATTAAAATCATTTTAGGCAAAGCCAATAGTTTAGACTTAATTAAAACCCCCATTGATTTATTAAGGTTTCAAGCAAGAAGTGAAGGTCAAAAAATAGCCAAACTTCCTGAAGAGGCAAACAAGATTGTTTGGAGTTAA
- a CDS encoding allophycocyanin subunit alpha-B: MSVVSQVILKADDELRYPSSGELEGIQNFVKSGEQRIRIAETLSENDKKIVDQAQKRLFQKRPDFRSPGGNAYSQRQYNQCLRDYSWYLRLVTYGVLAGDKEPIEKIGLIGAKEMYNSLGVPVPGMVEAIKCLKDAALGLLSNEDAREAAPYFDYIIQVMS, from the coding sequence ATGAGTGTAGTTAGCCAAGTTATTCTCAAAGCAGACGACGAACTCCGATATCCTAGCAGTGGGGAACTTGAGGGCATCCAAAATTTTGTCAAAAGCGGGGAGCAACGCATCCGCATTGCGGAAACTCTCTCCGAAAATGACAAAAAAATCGTTGATCAAGCCCAAAAAAGATTATTCCAAAAACGTCCTGATTTCCGTTCGCCAGGCGGTAATGCCTATAGCCAGCGTCAATATAATCAGTGTTTACGCGATTATAGCTGGTATTTGCGCTTAGTGACCTATGGTGTTTTAGCCGGAGATAAGGAACCCATTGAAAAAATTGGGTTAATTGGGGCTAAAGAAATGTACAACTCTCTGGGTGTGCCTGTACCTGGGATGGTTGAAGCGATCAAATGTCTTAAGGATGCAGCCTTGGGATTACTCAGTAATGAAGATGCCCGTGAAGCCGCCCCCTATTTTGATTATATTATCCAGGTCATGTCCTAA
- a CDS encoding ammonium transporter, which translates to MRSTQTIKEVTKPEPSLWDDPFWEPLRMITRSFSPYWIACIPLTAIIVIVWHTAVAAQDPTVTEITVESVNTNVATLQGTLNAIWVLVATILVVFMNAGFAMLETGFCRQKNAVNILAKNLIVFALATIAYWVIGYSLMFGNPENPFIGGGGWFLSSKDPATYGLSPFPEGLPIPLAFLFQSAFAGTAATIVSGAVAERIKFTDFLIFSLLLVGISYPITGHWVWSSSAWLFNLQGENGGFRDFAGSTVVHSVGGWAALMGAWILGPRMGKYVDGRPQAIPGHNMSIATLGCLILWIGWFGFNPGSQLKADEMVPYIAVTTNLAGAAGGVTATFVSWYKDKKPDLSMIINGILAGLVGVTAGCDGVSYWGAVIIGIVSGVLVVYAVGFFDSVAKIDDPVGAISVHLVNGIWGTLAVGLFNTTTGLFYGGGLGQLINQIIGIVAVGLFTIVFSGVAWIALKATLGIRVSPEEEIKGLDIGEHGMEAYHGFVTEPDTFTGGQAAGISGADIHTGSGV; encoded by the coding sequence ATGCGATCAACACAAACCATCAAAGAAGTTACTAAACCTGAACCGTCCCTGTGGGATGATCCCTTTTGGGAACCCTTAAGAATGATTACTCGTTCCTTTTCTCCCTACTGGATAGCCTGTATTCCCCTAACAGCGATTATCGTCATTGTTTGGCATACCGCAGTGGCTGCCCAAGATCCGACAGTTACCGAAATTACCGTAGAAAGCGTCAATACCAATGTAGCCACCCTTCAGGGAACTCTAAACGCCATCTGGGTATTAGTAGCGACCATTCTGGTTGTTTTCATGAATGCCGGCTTTGCTATGCTTGAAACCGGATTCTGTCGTCAAAAAAATGCCGTTAATATCCTCGCCAAAAACCTAATTGTCTTCGCTTTAGCCACCATTGCTTATTGGGTAATTGGCTATTCGTTGATGTTCGGTAATCCCGAAAATCCGTTCATTGGCGGTGGCGGTTGGTTTCTCAGTAGTAAAGATCCGGCAACCTACGGACTGTCACCTTTTCCTGAAGGACTGCCCATTCCTCTAGCCTTTTTGTTCCAATCAGCCTTCGCTGGAACGGCGGCAACTATCGTTTCTGGTGCTGTGGCTGAACGGATCAAATTTACCGACTTTTTGATTTTTAGCCTATTATTAGTCGGCATTTCCTATCCGATCACTGGCCACTGGGTCTGGAGTAGTAGTGCTTGGTTATTTAACCTTCAAGGAGAAAATGGCGGATTTAGAGACTTTGCAGGGTCAACAGTGGTTCACTCCGTGGGAGGTTGGGCAGCCTTGATGGGAGCCTGGATTCTCGGTCCGAGAATGGGTAAATACGTCGATGGCCGTCCCCAAGCGATTCCCGGTCATAATATGAGTATTGCGACCTTGGGCTGTCTCATTCTTTGGATTGGCTGGTTTGGCTTTAACCCTGGGTCCCAACTCAAAGCCGATGAGATGGTTCCCTATATTGCTGTTACTACCAACTTAGCCGGGGCTGCTGGTGGTGTGACTGCTACCTTTGTCTCTTGGTATAAAGACAAGAAACCCGATCTGTCCATGATTATTAACGGCATTCTCGCGGGTTTAGTCGGGGTTACGGCTGGATGCGATGGGGTTTCCTATTGGGGAGCCGTGATTATTGGTATAGTCTCTGGAGTCCTGGTTGTCTATGCTGTCGGGTTCTTTGATTCGGTAGCCAAAATTGATGACCCGGTTGGTGCAATTTCCGTTCACTTGGTGAATGGCATTTGGGGAACCTTGGCCGTCGGTTTGTTTAATACCACCACTGGATTGTTCTACGGTGGCGGTCTTGGTCAATTAATTAACCAAATTATCGGAATTGTCGCCGTTGGCTTGTTTACCATTGTTTTTAGTGGTGTTGCTTGGATAGCCCTCAAAGCCACTTTGGGCATTCGCGTGAGTCCGGAAGAAGAAATCAAAGGACTCGATATCGGGGAACATGGTATGGAAGCTTATCATGGCTTTGTTACTGAACCTGATACTTTTACTGGTGGTCAAGCTGCTGGCATCAGTGGGGCTGATATCCACACCGGATCGGGTGTTTAA
- a CDS encoding tetratricopeptide repeat protein: protein MNPLSTASITQNNEETYASLLVSIEAGIGMLQIFIAVCDADIQREQLIAKYTRELAPNIQTYRVTLNPQEPSLRLAILQQVSLGENIVAMVTGTETLGLGKNDDSLDKFFGYLQWTREGLRELKMPIVLWLSFRIFRQLAKKAPDFYSWRNGIFQFESEPSLVTNKQPFIEEIESIEDQELSSIFDVEQLESSLEKAINQWGENSSKVETLYSQLGALYANHVQSGKATDRDNELILAEEYLKKAIALQTQFKRENSLPVSLTNLAGLYSFQGRYKEAEPLYQQVLSMTQKLLGIEHPDVATSLNNLAGLYESQGRYEAAEPLYQQALSLYQKLLGSEHPSVATSLNNLAYLYQSQGRYKEAEPLYQQALSLYQKLLGSEHPDVATSLNNLARLYYFQGRYEEAEPLYQQALSMTQKLLGSEHPSVASSLNNLAGLYESQGRYKEAEPLYQQALSIKQKLLGSEHPSVATSLNNLAYLYESQGRYEAAEPLYQQALSMTQKLLGSEHPSVATSLNNLAGLYYFQGRYEAAEPLYQQALSIAERTLGENHPNTNTIRNNYTKLRQQNAQ, encoded by the coding sequence ATGAACCCTTTATCTACTGCATCAATAACCCAAAATAATGAGGAAACCTACGCTAGTTTGTTGGTATCTATTGAAGCAGGGATAGGAATGTTACAGATTTTTATTGCTGTCTGTGATGCTGATATTCAACGGGAACAACTCATTGCTAAGTATACACGAGAATTAGCTCCGAATATTCAGACTTATCGTGTCACTTTGAATCCTCAAGAACCTAGCTTACGGTTAGCTATTTTACAACAGGTTTCGTTAGGAGAAAATATCGTCGCAATGGTAACAGGAACAGAAACATTAGGATTAGGAAAAAATGATGATTCTTTAGATAAATTTTTTGGTTATTTACAATGGACTAGGGAAGGGTTACGAGAATTAAAAATGCCGATTGTTTTATGGCTTTCTTTCCGAATTTTTCGGCAATTAGCTAAAAAAGCACCAGATTTTTATAGTTGGCGCAATGGGATATTTCAGTTTGAGTCTGAACCTTCTTTAGTTACTAATAAACAACCTTTTATTGAGGAGATAGAATCCATTGAAGATCAAGAGTTAAGTTCTATTTTTGATGTTGAACAATTAGAATCTTCTCTAGAAAAAGCCATTAATCAATGGGGAGAAAATAGCAGCAAGGTGGAAACCCTTTATAGTCAATTGGGAGCACTCTACGCTAATCATGTTCAGTCAGGAAAAGCGACGGATAGAGACAATGAATTAATTTTAGCAGAAGAGTATCTGAAGAAAGCGATCGCCCTCCAAACCCAATTTAAACGAGAAAATTCTCTTCCTGTTTCTCTGACTAATTTAGCAGGGTTATACTCTTTCCAAGGAAGGTATAAAGAAGCAGAACCTCTTTATCAACAAGTTTTGTCTATGACACAGAAACTCCTGGGAATAGAACATCCCGATGTTGCTACAAGTCTCAATAATTTAGCAGGGTTATACGAGTCCCAAGGAAGGTATGAAGCAGCAGAACCTCTTTATCAACAAGCTTTGTCCTTGTATCAGAAACTCCTGGGAAGCGAACATCCGTCTGTTGCTACAAGTCTCAATAATTTAGCTTATTTATACCAGTCCCAAGGAAGATATAAAGAAGCAGAACCTCTTTATCAACAAGCTTTGTCCTTGTATCAGAAACTCCTGGGAAGCGAACATCCTGATGTGGCTACGAGTCTCAATAATTTAGCAAGGTTATACTATTTCCAAGGAAGGTATGAAGAAGCAGAACCTCTTTATCAACAAGCTTTGTCTATGACACAGAAACTTCTGGGAAGCGAACATCCCTCTGTTGCTTCGAGTCTCAATAATTTAGCAGGGTTATACGAGTCCCAAGGAAGATATAAAGAAGCAGAACCTCTTTATCAACAAGCTTTGTCTATCAAACAGAAACTCCTGGGAAGCGAACATCCGTCTGTTGCTACAAGTCTCAATAATTTAGCTTATTTATACGAGTCCCAAGGAAGGTATGAAGCAGCAGAACCTCTTTATCAACAAGCTTTGTCTATGACACAGAAACTCCTGGGAAGCGAACATCCCTCTGTTGCTACAAGTCTCAATAATTTAGCAGGGTTATACTATTTCCAAGGAAGGTATGAAGCAGCAGAACCTCTTTATCAACAAGCTTTGTCTATCGCAGAAAGAACCCTAGGGGAAAACCATCCCAACACCAACACTATCCGCAATAACTATACAAAACTGCGTCAACAAAATGCTCAATAA